TTCCTGACAGGAGCGGAGAACATTGTAGTCATCTGGGCCGCCGCCACGTCGGTCATCGAGGGTGGGCTGAGCGTTGGGGCGCTCATCGCGCTGCTGGCTTATAAGACGCAGTTTCAAGCGCGTGTGACGTCGTTGATCGACAAATTGGCTGAGTTCAAGATGCTGGGTGTGCAGGCTGGGCGACTCGCTGACATCGCTCTGCATGCACCGGAGGTCGACGCGCAGACGCCGCCGCGACGAGCGACGAACGATGGAGTGGCGCTGGCCGTCGACGGGCTGGCGTTTCGCCATAGCGAGCATGAAGCGAATGTGCTGGAGGACGTCACGTTTTGCGTGCGTGCGGGCGAGTCGGTGGAGATCGTCGGGCCATCTGGCAGCGGAAAGTCGACTCTGGCCCATCTGCTCCTAGGCGTGTTCGCTCCCTCGGCAGGGACCATCACGCTCGCCGGTCGTGCGGTGAAGAAGTCGGATATCTCTCAACTTCGGCGCGAGATCGGCGCAGTCATGCAAGACGACGTGCTGTTTGCAGGTTCGCTCGCAGAAAACATCAGCCTCTTCGACACTAAGGCGGACGTGCCGTGGATCCATGAGTGTGCCCGTCAGGCGTGTGTGGACGACGACATTGAGGCCATGCCGATGGGATACAACACCCTCGTCGGCGATATGGGGAGCGTGCTCTCTGGCGGTCAGAAGCAGCGAATCCTGCTTGCGCGCGCTCTCTATAAGCGTCCCACCATCCTATTGCTCGACGAGGCGACGAGTCACCTTGACGTCGACAATGAGCAGCGCGTCAACGCGGCCATCCGGTCGCTTCGCATGACGCGCATCATCATCGCGCATCGTCCTCAGACCATTGCCAGTGCCGACCGGGTGATTCAATTGCTCGACGGCAAGGTGGTAGGAGATGGGTGCGCTGGCGCCGAATCTCAGTCCGGCCTGAGACGGTGAGGGGCAGGAACGTGCGAGCCACTCGCCGTCTTGCCGCGTCGGTCGCCGCGCTCGCTGTGGGGGCGCTGAGCCCGATGTTGCAGGCCCAATGTGTGCCAGACGATAGCCCCGCCGGGATGTCGACACGCGCTTCGACCGATTTTCCAGTCAACGTTCGGGCAGTCGGTGCGGCTGACGCTGCGGTCGAGTTCTCGGGAGACGGAACAGTAGCGAGCGTCGATAGGCACGACGCGCAAGTGCCGTTATCTCTGACGCAGGCGATCCGTCTAGGGTTGCAGCGCGATCCTCAGATTGCGCAGTCGTGGGCGGAAGTGAGGGCGCGAGCAGCACGCGTCACGGTCGCGCGGGCCGCCTACTTGCCATCGGCCAGCGCTGGCGCGGACGTGTCGATGACGAGTGACGCGTTAGCGACACCGGGTGGCGTTTCCCGGCGTGCCGGTTCGGGGCGCGAGGCTTCCGGGGAAGTCGGCGCAAGCTGGCTGTTGTTCGATGTTGGCGAGCGCGACGCGCTCCTGGACCGCGAGAAGTATCGTCTGGAAATTGCCGAAGCATTGACCGACGTGAGTCTTCAACAGGCGATTTTCGACGTCGCCAAGGCGCACTACCTGGCGCGTGACGCGTACGCAAGATTGCGCATTGCGCGCGACGGCGAGCTATTCTCGCAGCAGATCCTCAAGGCGGCCTGCGCCAGATTCGACGCGGGTGCTGGGGCACTGGTCGAGGTGCTGCGTGCCCGCACGGCACACGGCAAATACGTATTGCTGCGTCTGGACGCGGTGGCCGACGTCGTCGCACGGAGTAGCGAACTCGCCTCGCTTGTCGGCGCACCGCTGGATACGATTTTCACGCTTGGCGATGACGGGGCGGAAGGCGCTGCCGGAACCTCGCCACCCGCACCGGTCGACGTGATGATGGCGGATCTGGAGCGCCGCCATCCGCTGTTGCGCAAAGCGAATGCCGAGATCCTTGCCGAGAAGGCGGCAGCAGATGCTGCGCGCCATGCGTGGGGGCCGACATTGACGCTGGTGGCCGGCGTCGATGGTTCGGAATCGTTCGGCACGTCATACGATGTCCGTCCCGGATTGCGCGCGAGCATCGGCATTCGGATTCGCATTCCGCTTTTCGACGGAGGCCTCCGAAAGCACCGCGCGCGGGAAGCGGAGGCGCGTGTCGATCTGGCCGCCGAGCGCAAACGAGGCGTATTGCGTGAGGTGACGTCACAAATCTGGCGGCGTCATCGCGCGCTGCTTTCGTTGTCACGGCGACGAAGTGTCGAGGTTCGTTTGTCTGGCGATGCCAGACAATCGCGCGACATCGCCCGTGAGCGCTATCGGGAAGGCGTGGGCAGCATCGAGGAGATCATCAGCGCTCAAACAGCGCTGGCCGACGCACAAGACACATTGCGGGCCTCGCGCACGCGTTGGCATCTTGAAAGGTTGGCGCTGGCGGCAAGTCTCGGCGCACTGGACAGTGCGGCAGGGGAAACGCTGACGATACGGGAGGGCGTCGAACAACGGGCTCACGCCGCCAACTTCCCCGCCGCAGCCTTATCCAGAAACCGGAACAGACGTGCATCGTCCGAGTAGGCGACGTTGAAGCGGAACCAGTGGCAGGGTTCGTTGTGGGCGAGGAAGAACTCGCCTGGCGCGAGCATGATGCTCTCCAGTAGCGCCGCTTCTGCCAGCTCGCGTGCAGGTTGCGTGGCGTCCGGCAGGCTGCCGCACACGAACATGCCGCCTTCCGG
The Pandoraea oxalativorans genome window above contains:
- a CDS encoding TolC family protein, encoding MPLSLTQAIRLGLQRDPQIAQSWAEVRARAARVTVARAAYLPSASAGADVSMTSDALATPGGVSRRAGSGREASGEVGASWLLFDVGERDALLDREKYRLEIAEALTDVSLQQAIFDVAKAHYLARDAYARLRIARDGELFSQQILKAACARFDAGAGALVEVLRARTAHGKYVLLRLDAVADVVARSSELASLVGAPLDTIFTLGDDGAEGAAGTSPPAPVDVMMADLERRHPLLRKANAEILAEKAAADAARHAWGPTLTLVAGVDGSESFGTSYDVRPGLRASIGIRIRIPLFDGGLRKHRAREAEARVDLAAERKRGVLREVTSQIWRRHRALLSLSRRRSVEVRLSGDARQSRDIARERYREGVGSIEEIISAQTALADAQDTLRASRTRWHLERLALAASLGALDSAAGETLTIREGVEQRAHAANFPAAALSRNRNRRASSE